From the Ensifer adhaerens genome, the window CGTCGGTTAAGGAGCCGAAACTGAATGCCGCCGGCGTCCGCGACACGACCCATCAAGCCATCCATCGCGTCGATCTCGCGCACGAGATGGCCCTTGCCCAACCCACCAATCGCTGGATTGCAGGACATAACGCCGATGGTCGACGCCTTGTGGGTGATCAGTGCTGTGTTGGCCCCGAGCCGTGCAGCGGCAGCGGCCGCTTCGCAACCGGCGTGGCCTCCGCCAATGACGATGACGTCAAACTGGATCATTGCTTCATATCTCCAAGCCAGCACTGCGTCGCACCGGCACGAATCGTTTCACGTGAAACACAACGAAGGACTCGCAAACGTTGTATCGTTGTTTCCACAGACTATTTTCCGATACAGAATTCGGAAAATATCACATCCAATAGGTTCTCGACATCCACCCGACCGGTAATCCGTCCAATTGCGTCACCTGCGAGGCGAAGCTGCTCAGCACGGATATCGAGACCTTGCTTTTCTCCGGCCAAGCTTTGTTCGATGGCGCGGAGAGCCTGGCGCAGGCTATCAACGTGACGTCGGCGTGAGGGCAAGGCGAGCGACGTCCGGCCGCTGAGATCGGGGAGGTGGCCCGCGATCGCATTCAAGAGGCGATCCATGCCTTCACCCGTTCTGGTAGAGATCAAGACATCCGCTTCACCGGTAGCCCAATGCCGATCAGAGCGATCGATTTTCGTCGCCACCCGCAACACGGGTGCGCCGTCATTGCTGATATCGGAGAGAGATCCAAATCCGCGTGCTGTCTCGGACAGGAGAAGGATCAGATCCGCTCGTTCGATAACTTCTCGCGCGCGACGGATACCCTCTTGCTCCACTCGCTCCTCGGTCTCACGCAGTCCGGCAGTGTCGAAGAGTTTAACAGAGAATCCGGCTAATGAAAGATCGACCGAAAGGACATCACGAGTCGTTCCGGCGACTTCGGTAACGATCGCGATATCCCTCTGTGCAAGTGCATTGAGCAAGCTCGACTTGCCGGCATTCGGCGCGCCGGCGATAACGATCTTCAATCCATCCCGAATGATCTCGGCGATCGGTGCATCCGCAATATGTGCGGCGATTTCCTGTGCAAGCGTCGACATGTCGCGCCAGATGCGTTCGCTTACCGAACCAGGCACATCGTCCTCATCGGCAAAGTCGAGCTCGGCTTCGATCATTGCTCGCGCATGGGTCAGACGATTCGCCCAGCTGGCATAAACTTTCGATTGTCCACCACCCGAATGTTCGATCGCGAGGCGACGCTGCATCTCTGTTTCGGCCACGATCAGATCGGCAAGTCCCTCGACTTCCACAAGATCCAGCTTGCCATTCTGGAAGGCGCGTCGTGAAAACTCTCCCGCCTCCGCATGGCGCAATCCTTCGAAACCGGAGAGCGCCTCAAGCAGGGAGTTGACCGCCGCGCGACCGCCATGAATCTGAAACTCAGCGCAATCCTCACCCGTGAAGGAGGCAGGTCCGCGAAAATAGAGAACGAGGCCGCTGTCAATCACGAGACCGTTGCGAGACCGAATCGATTTCAGTGTCGCCGTCCGCGGTGAGGGGAGCTCGCCACACAATGTCTCCAGGACCGTTGCGGTATGCTGCCCGCTGACGCGCACGACAGCCACGCCAGCGGGTAGGGCGCCGCTGGAAAGCGCATATATGGTGTGGATCGCTGTCATTGGTCTACCTGGAAGACCGCGGAGCGGCTAGGCGCCGTCGGTCGGCATATTTGGGATTGTCTTAGTTCCTGACCCGAATGTTCTGCTTCGCGGAAGATACTCACGCGGAGCGAAAGCCGTATCTCGAAGGAGCGGAGTGCTTATGCCGAAACGGCGTTGAAATATCAAGGTCCTGTCGCAACCTGCGTTCCATGATCGACGGCGTGTTTCACGTGAATCAGCGCGCGCGATGCAGGCTAACAGTCATGGAAATCTGAAATTCATTGCGAGACCGAATCGATGCAGGTGTTGAATCCGGCTAACTTTCCGGAAATGAAAAACCGGCCGATGATGCGTCGGCCGGTCTTTGACGTCGATATAGGACGCGTCTTAAGTATTCATCGAGTCGAAGAAATCGCCATTGTTCTTCGTCTGCTTCAGCTTGTCGATGAGGAACTCGATAGCGTCGGTCGTACCCATCGGCGCCAGAATACGGCGGAGAACGAAGATCTTCTGCAGATCCTGGCGCGGCACCAGGAGGTCTTCCTTACGCGTTCCCGACTTGAGGATGTCCATAGCCGGGAAGATGCGCTTGTCTGCGACCTTGCGGTCCAGCACGATTTCCGAGTTACCGGTACCCTTGAACTCTTCGAAGATGACTTCGTCCATGCGGCTGCCGGTATCGATCAGCGCGGTCGCAATGATCGTGAGCGAGCCACCTTCTTCGATGTTGCGGGCCGCACCAAAGAAACGCTTCGGGCGCTGCAGGGCGTTGGCGTCGACACCACCGGTCAGAACCTTGCCGGATGAAGGAACGACCGTGTTGTAGGCGCGGCCGAGACGGGTGATCGAGTCGAGCAGAATGACGACATCGCGGCCGTGCTCGACGAGGCGCTTGGCCTTTTCGATGACCATTTCAGCAACCTGGACGTGGCGCGTCGCCGGCTCGTCAAAGGTCGAGGAGACGACTTCGCCCTTCACAGAACGCTGCATGTCCGTCACTTCTTCCGGGCGTTCGTCAATCAAAAGGACGATCAGATAACATTCCGGATGATTGGCAGTGATCGAATGCGCGATGTTCTGCAAGAGAACGGTCTTACCGGTGCGCGGCGGCGCGACGATCAGGCCACGCTGGCCCTTGCCCAGCGGCGCCACCAGGTCGATGACCCGGGCCGAGAGATCCTTCGAGGTGGGGACCTCGAGTTCCATCTTGAAGCGTTCGTTCGGATAGAGCGGCGTCAGGTTGTCAAAGTGAACCTTGTGTCGGATCTTTTCCGGATCGTCGAAATTGATGGTGTTGACCTTGAGCAGAGCGAAGTAGCGCTCGCCTTCCTTCGGTCCGCGGATCGGGCCCTCGACCGTGTCGCCAGTCTTCAGGGAGAAGCGGCGGATCTGGGAAGGCGAGATGTAGATGTCGTCGGGACCGGGAAGGTAGTTTGCGTTCGCGGACCGGAGAAAGCCGAACCCATCCTGCAGCACTTCAACGACGCCTTCGCCGATGATTTCGATATCCTGTGCCGCGAGCATCTTGAGGATCGCGAACATCAGCTCCTGCTTGCGCATCGTGCTGGCGTTCTCCACCTCGAGCTCCTCGGCAAAGGCGAGCAGATCGGTCGGCGTCTTGTTCTTGAGTTCTTGTAGCTTCATTTCAGCCATGAAGGATCCATGTTTGGTATGGGTAGTGGAGAGATGGCGAGTATTCGTTGGGGAGCTGCGGCTGGAAAGGCAGGCTCTTGTCTTTGTCACAAGCCATGAAGAGGAGATGGTGGAAAATAGCGATTCACGTGAAACCCTGCAAGGGGCTGTCGCAAATTAGAAACGACTATTGCAAATCACGAATCGATTAAATTCAGAACGGCTTCACCACCACCATGATCACGATGAGAATCATCAGCAGCGTCGGAGCCTCGTTCATCAGTCGCCAGTAGCGCGCATCGTGCTTGTTTTCGTCGCGCTGGAATTCACGGACAGCGCGGCTGAAGCGCATGTGGACGGCTGTCAGCAACACCACGAACAGAAGCTTGGCATGCAGCCAACCACCCTGGAAGCCATAGACGCTCCAGGCGAGATAAAGCCCGAGCACCCATGAAATCATCATTGCCGGGTTCATGATGACCTTCAGGAGCCGCATCTCCATCATCTTGAAGGTTTCCGACTGTGCAGAACCCGGCTCGGCGTCGGTGTGGTAGATGAAGAGGCGCGGCATGTAGAGAAGCGCCGCCATCCACGACATCACCGCGATGACATGCAGCGCCTTGATCCAGAGATAGAGATCATCCGGCCGCCAGACAAAAAGACCGACAAGAAGCGCCGCGAAACCGCCGAGCGCAATCGCCGCCCTGAGCCGCGCCCTGTTGCCAGGGGCCTGATCGGTCTGCTTCTCCGCCATTATCGCGCTCCGCGAACTCGTGCGACCAACGCCGACACGTGTTCCGGATCCGCCTGCGGCGTGATGCCGTGGCCGAGATTGAAGATCAGCGGCCCATGGCCGAGCGCGTCGAGAATACGGTCGATACCGTCTTCAAGCGCTCTGCCACCGGCAACGACCCGCATCGGATCGAGATTGCCCTGGATGGGTCCCTCCTTCTGCAGATCCTTGGCGAAGGACAGCGGCACGGTCCAGTCGAGACCGATGGCGTCGGCACCTGTTGCCTGGCGGTAGGTCTTCAAAAGCTGCCCCGCGCCTTTTGCAAAAGCGATGATCTTTGCGTGAGGCCGCTGTGCTCGGACAGAAGCAATCATGCGCTGAACCGGCTTGACTGCGTAACGGGCGAATTCTTCCTCACCGAGAACGCCCGCCCAGGAATCGAAGATCTGCACAGCGTCGGCGCCGGCATCGATCTGCCGCACGAGATAGTCTGCCGAGACATCCGCCAGGAATGACAGCAGCTGATCGAAGACTTCGGGGTTGCGGTAGGCGAAGAGCCGGGCAGGGGCCTGGTCCGGCGTCCCGTGTCCGGCGATCATATAGGTCGCAACCGTCCAGGGAGCGCCACAGAAGCCGAGCAGCGTCGTTTCCGCGGGGAGTTCGGTCCGCAGCCGCGAAACCGTCTCGAAGACAGGCTGGAGGTGCTCAGCGATGCCCTCCGGCTTCAGGCGCAGGATACCGTCGACATCGATGGGATCCATTCGTGGCCCATGACCTTCTTCGAAGCGCACACTGCGTTTCAGGGCATCGGGGATGACCAGGATATCGGAGAAGAGAATGGCGGCATCGAAAGCGTAGCGACGGATCGGTTG encodes:
- the mnmE gene encoding tRNA uridine-5-carboxymethylaminomethyl(34) synthesis GTPase MnmE; translated protein: MTAIHTIYALSSGALPAGVAVVRVSGQHTATVLETLCGELPSPRTATLKSIRSRNGLVIDSGLVLYFRGPASFTGEDCAEFQIHGGRAAVNSLLEALSGFEGLRHAEAGEFSRRAFQNGKLDLVEVEGLADLIVAETEMQRRLAIEHSGGGQSKVYASWANRLTHARAMIEAELDFADEDDVPGSVSERIWRDMSTLAQEIAAHIADAPIAEIIRDGLKIVIAGAPNAGKSSLLNALAQRDIAIVTEVAGTTRDVLSVDLSLAGFSVKLFDTAGLRETEERVEQEGIRRAREVIERADLILLLSETARGFGSLSDISNDGAPVLRVATKIDRSDRHWATGEADVLISTRTGEGMDRLLNAIAGHLPDLSGRTSLALPSRRRHVDSLRQALRAIEQSLAGEKQGLDIRAEQLRLAGDAIGRITGRVDVENLLDVIFSEFCIGK
- the rho gene encoding transcription termination factor Rho, with translation MAEMKLQELKNKTPTDLLAFAEELEVENASTMRKQELMFAILKMLAAQDIEIIGEGVVEVLQDGFGFLRSANANYLPGPDDIYISPSQIRRFSLKTGDTVEGPIRGPKEGERYFALLKVNTINFDDPEKIRHKVHFDNLTPLYPNERFKMELEVPTSKDLSARVIDLVAPLGKGQRGLIVAPPRTGKTVLLQNIAHSITANHPECYLIVLLIDERPEEVTDMQRSVKGEVVSSTFDEPATRHVQVAEMVIEKAKRLVEHGRDVVILLDSITRLGRAYNTVVPSSGKVLTGGVDANALQRPKRFFGAARNIEEGGSLTIIATALIDTGSRMDEVIFEEFKGTGNSEIVLDRKVADKRIFPAMDILKSGTRKEDLLVPRQDLQKIFVLRRILAPMGTTDAIEFLIDKLKQTKNNGDFFDSMNT
- the hemJ gene encoding protoporphyrinogen oxidase HemJ encodes the protein MMAEKQTDQAPGNRARLRAAIALGGFAALLVGLFVWRPDDLYLWIKALHVIAVMSWMAALLYMPRLFIYHTDAEPGSAQSETFKMMEMRLLKVIMNPAMMISWVLGLYLAWSVYGFQGGWLHAKLLFVVLLTAVHMRFSRAVREFQRDENKHDARYWRLMNEAPTLLMILIVIMVVVKPF
- the hemE gene encoding uroporphyrinogen decarboxylase; protein product: MTETRRKVLEVLAGKTVSPPPIWLMRQAGRYLPEYRATRAEAGSFLDLCYTPDLAVEVTLQPIRRYAFDAAILFSDILVIPDALKRSVRFEEGHGPRMDPIDVDGILRLKPEGIAEHLQPVFETVSRLRTELPAETTLLGFCGAPWTVATYMIAGHGTPDQAPARLFAYRNPEVFDQLLSFLADVSADYLVRQIDAGADAVQIFDSWAGVLGEEEFARYAVKPVQRMIASVRAQRPHAKIIAFAKGAGQLLKTYRQATGADAIGLDWTVPLSFAKDLQKEGPIQGNLDPMRVVAGGRALEDGIDRILDALGHGPLIFNLGHGITPQADPEHVSALVARVRGAR